In Amphiura filiformis chromosome 1, Afil_fr2py, whole genome shotgun sequence, the following are encoded in one genomic region:
- the LOC140156782 gene encoding uncharacterized protein, whose product MGIKALLLLLEIIFVYCESGEDGEFKSRFDNDLVMLSRVIPGLEPNNLLQRMFKRQGRGYTDFSDDEAEDIVERHNFHRSNTREPASNMKHMTWDNDLATMSQKWADTCVYEHGGYAGTENTSPFSTVGQNLAVGTSPMSSSGVYATNAWHSEEEFFTYDTNTCRPGEMCGHYTQIVWAGSTTVGCGRKLCPTIYVNGQPWKNAYYIVCDYGPAGNFRGEKPFKTGERCSECPNDAGFCSDNSLCRDCTKTSDLASCGECNRRCENCGTLDSATCSCQCAPGWDGPSCSDACADHHEWCGANPGWYGPELCYGTAYSESVQKYCLKMCGICKSEDPNFVCGGGGGGGGGGGGGGGGGGGGGDNGGGGDDNGVAPEGCTDDHSNCADWAGSGECEANPAWMLLNCKRSCQVCEPSVKKTKYCKTTYTAASVIDSKLFVFKKDKYWEFGGIKNGNLETGAGGDLVRNIFPKVNPDVRAVYQRPDNKVAIFRGAKYWLYTYRGNGWTRDAGFPKDISETFTGLSSPTAAVYDTVEAKTYFFSGAKFWRFDERQQRFDITKKPVTTMFDGIPSKISGAFIDENSDFILVKGRDFWRVRRGERKVASTKPKNLALEFLDCYE is encoded by the exons ATGGGTATTAAAGCGTTATTACTTCTATTGGAAATTATATTTGTATATTGTGAATCTGGAGAAGATGGCGAGTTCAAATCTAGATTTGATAATGACCTTGTTATGCTATCGCGAGTGATTCCGGGACTCGAACCGAATAATTTACTGCAGCGGATGTTTAAACGTCAAGGAAGAGGCTACACTGATTTTAGTGATGATGAAGCGGAAGATATTGTTGAGCGTCATAACTTCCATAGGTCTAATACCAGAGAGCCAGCCTCCAATATGAAGCACATG ACATGGGACAATGATCTAGCAACTATGTCACAGAAATGGGCGGATACCTGCGTGTACGAACACGGTGGTTATGCAGGAACGGAGAACACGTCACCTTTCTCAACTGTTGGGCAAAACCTTGCAGTAGGCACATCACCAATGTCTAGTTCTGGGGTATATGCAACTAATGCATGGCATTCCGAAGAAGAGTTTTTTACCTACGATACAAACACATGTAGACCAGGAGAGATGTGCGGACATTACACTCAG ATAGTTTGGGCTGGGTCTACAACAGTTGGTTGTGGAAGGAAATTGTGTCCAACAATATATGTGAATGGTCAACCATGGAAAAACGCCTACTACATAGTCTGTGATTACGGCCCCGC TGGTAATTTCCGAGGCGAGAAACCTTTCAAGACCGGAGAACGCTGTTCAGAGTGTCCGAATGACGCAGGGTTTTGTAGCGATAACAGTTTATGTC GTGATTGCACCAAGACATCTGACTTGGCATCTTGCGGAG AATGCAATCGTAGATGTGAAAATTGTGGCACGCTTGACTCAGCCACCTGCTCTTGTCAATGTGCCCCTGGATGGGATGGACCTTCATGTTCAG ATGCATGTGCTGATCATCACGAATGGTGCGGAGCTAATCCTGGATGGTATGGACCTGAATTATGTTATGGCACGGCGTACTCAGAATCTGTCCAAAAATATTGCCTGAAAATGTGCGGAATATGCA AGTCTGAAGATCCTAATTTCGTTTGTGGAGGAGGCGGAGGTGGGGGAGGAGGTGGcggtggaggaggaggaggtggtGGAGGAGGAGGTGACAACGGAGGTGGAGGAGACGACAATGGTGTGGCTCCTGAGG GTTGTACTGATGATCATTCAAATTGTGCTGACTGGGCAGGCTCTGGCGAATGTGAAGCTAACCCGGCCTGGATGCTGCTCAATTGTAAACGTAGCTGTCAAGTTTGTG AACCTTCTGTGAAGAAAACCAAATACTGCAAGACGACATACACAGCGGCCTCTGTCATTGATAGCAAACTGTTCGTATTTAAG AAAGACAAATACTGGGAATTCGGTGGTATTAAGAATGGCAACCTAGAAACCGGTGCTGGCGGTGATTTGGTTCGTAATATTTTCCCTAAGGTGAACCCTGATGTAAGAGCTGTATATCAACGACCAGACAACAAAGTTGCAATATTCAGAG GAGCCAAGTACTGGTTGTACACATACAGAGGAAACGGCTGGACACGAGATGCCGGTTTTCCAAAAGACATTTCCGAAACCTTCACGGGTCTTTCGTCGCCAACTGCTGCTGTCTATGATACGGTAGAGGCCAAAACTTACTTCTTCAGTGGTGCGAAATTCTGGAGGTTTGATGAACGTCAGCAACGGTTTGATATAACGAAAAAACCCGTGACCACCATGTTTGACGGAATACCAAGCAAGATTAGTGGTGCATTTATAGACGAGAATT CTGATTTCATACTCGTGAAAGGAAGAGACTTTTGGCGAGTGCGTAGAGGAGAGCGAAAAGTTGCATCAACTAAACCTAAGAATCTAGCTCTGGAGTTTCTTGACTGTTACGAATGA